In a single window of the Lates calcarifer isolate ASB-BC8 linkage group LG1, TLL_Latcal_v3, whole genome shotgun sequence genome:
- the LOC108897147 gene encoding uncharacterized protein LOC108897147 isoform X1, translating into MILALRWMQQCLQTYPQWQGFALLSRTVTTMTPVNLCHLQPHHHPHSGSLRSMSMSSSDNERSRPPKRMRDDEEAFQSSLARDLIKQILQTKPGGTSVLEEYEETVSLCDSRRRQTINILAAHMVETEGRIPQRITKEKYALGIVTLFPALKDPSSRKGYIHQDFSLVFGPETAAKLLKKWHYSFKRKVIRESESLTTTPVLQSLLRSARNQNNDEDHPEWGSDMASFLLLLHILPPQPTKKKTQKIGAAQAMDHIVVFHKEP; encoded by the exons ATGATTCTGGCACTGAGGTGGATGCAGCAGTGTCTGCAGACTTATCCACAGTGGCAGGGATTTGCTTTGTTATCAAGGACAGTCACTACAATG ACTCCAGTGAATCTCTGTCACCTCCAGCCACACCACCATCCTCACAGTGGGAGTTTGCGCTCCATGTCCATGAGTAGCAGTGACAATGAAAGATCAAGACCTCCCAAGCGAATGAGAGATGATGAAGAGGCATTTCAGAGTTCTTTAGCCAGAGAT CTGATAAAGCAGATTCTACAGACAAAACCAGGAGGGACATCAGTGCTTGAAGAATATGAAGAAACAGTGTCTTTATGTGACAGTAGAAGAAGGCAGACAATCAATATTCTTGCAGCACACATGGTTGAGACAGAAGG GAGAATTCCTCAGCGAATCACTAAAGAGAAATATGCCCTGGGAATTGTCACCTTATTCCCTGCATTAAAAGACCCTAGTTCCCGGAAAGGATAT ATACATCAAGATTTCAGCCTCGTCTTTGGACCAGAAACTGCTGCCAAACTGCTTAAGAAGTGGCATTATTCCTTCAAAAGAAAGGTGATCAGAGAATCAGAGAGCCTTACGACCACCCCAGTACTCCAGAGTTTGCTGAGGTCTGCCAGGAATCAGAACAATGATGAGGATCACCCAG AGTGGGGCAGTGATATGGCATCATTCCTTCTGCTCCTGCATATCCTGCCACCTCAACCtactaaaaagaaaacacagaagatCGGCGCAGCTCAGGCTATGGACCACATAGTTGTGTTTCACAAG GAGCCTTGA
- the LOC108897147 gene encoding uncharacterized protein LOC108897147 isoform X2, translating to MILALRWMQQCLQTYPQWQGFALLSRTVTTMPHHHPHSGSLRSMSMSSSDNERSRPPKRMRDDEEAFQSSLARDLIKQILQTKPGGTSVLEEYEETVSLCDSRRRQTINILAAHMVETEGRIPQRITKEKYALGIVTLFPALKDPSSRKGYIHQDFSLVFGPETAAKLLKKWHYSFKRKVIRESESLTTTPVLQSLLRSARNQNNDEDHPEWGSDMASFLLLLHILPPQPTKKKTQKIGAAQAMDHIVVFHKEP from the exons ATGATTCTGGCACTGAGGTGGATGCAGCAGTGTCTGCAGACTTATCCACAGTGGCAGGGATTTGCTTTGTTATCAAGGACAGTCACTACAATG CCACACCACCATCCTCACAGTGGGAGTTTGCGCTCCATGTCCATGAGTAGCAGTGACAATGAAAGATCAAGACCTCCCAAGCGAATGAGAGATGATGAAGAGGCATTTCAGAGTTCTTTAGCCAGAGAT CTGATAAAGCAGATTCTACAGACAAAACCAGGAGGGACATCAGTGCTTGAAGAATATGAAGAAACAGTGTCTTTATGTGACAGTAGAAGAAGGCAGACAATCAATATTCTTGCAGCACACATGGTTGAGACAGAAGG GAGAATTCCTCAGCGAATCACTAAAGAGAAATATGCCCTGGGAATTGTCACCTTATTCCCTGCATTAAAAGACCCTAGTTCCCGGAAAGGATAT ATACATCAAGATTTCAGCCTCGTCTTTGGACCAGAAACTGCTGCCAAACTGCTTAAGAAGTGGCATTATTCCTTCAAAAGAAAGGTGATCAGAGAATCAGAGAGCCTTACGACCACCCCAGTACTCCAGAGTTTGCTGAGGTCTGCCAGGAATCAGAACAATGATGAGGATCACCCAG AGTGGGGCAGTGATATGGCATCATTCCTTCTGCTCCTGCATATCCTGCCACCTCAACCtactaaaaagaaaacacagaagatCGGCGCAGCTCAGGCTATGGACCACATAGTTGTGTTTCACAAG GAGCCTTGA
- the LOC108897147 gene encoding uncharacterized protein LOC108897147 isoform X3, which produces MSMSSSDNERSRPPKRMRDDEEAFQSSLARDLIKQILQTKPGGTSVLEEYEETVSLCDSRRRQTINILAAHMVETEGRIPQRITKEKYALGIVTLFPALKDPSSRKGYIHQDFSLVFGPETAAKLLKKWHYSFKRKVIRESESLTTTPVLQSLLRSARNQNNDEDHPEWGSDMASFLLLLHILPPQPTKKKTQKIGAAQAMDHIVVFHKEP; this is translated from the exons ATGTCCATGAGTAGCAGTGACAATGAAAGATCAAGACCTCCCAAGCGAATGAGAGATGATGAAGAGGCATTTCAGAGTTCTTTAGCCAGAGAT CTGATAAAGCAGATTCTACAGACAAAACCAGGAGGGACATCAGTGCTTGAAGAATATGAAGAAACAGTGTCTTTATGTGACAGTAGAAGAAGGCAGACAATCAATATTCTTGCAGCACACATGGTTGAGACAGAAGG GAGAATTCCTCAGCGAATCACTAAAGAGAAATATGCCCTGGGAATTGTCACCTTATTCCCTGCATTAAAAGACCCTAGTTCCCGGAAAGGATAT ATACATCAAGATTTCAGCCTCGTCTTTGGACCAGAAACTGCTGCCAAACTGCTTAAGAAGTGGCATTATTCCTTCAAAAGAAAGGTGATCAGAGAATCAGAGAGCCTTACGACCACCCCAGTACTCCAGAGTTTGCTGAGGTCTGCCAGGAATCAGAACAATGATGAGGATCACCCAG AGTGGGGCAGTGATATGGCATCATTCCTTCTGCTCCTGCATATCCTGCCACCTCAACCtactaaaaagaaaacacagaagatCGGCGCAGCTCAGGCTATGGACCACATAGTTGTGTTTCACAAG GAGCCTTGA